The genomic stretch CCTCGCCCGCCAGTTCGCCCAGCCCTTCCCCCGCGACGCCTACTGGGACCAGGTCCGCTACGACCCGCCCCACACCGACGACCCCGACTTCCCCTGGGAGGTCGCCCACCAGGAGTGGATGCAGATCGTCGACCGCGTCTTCAGGCGGGACGATCCCGGCGGCCGGCCCGGTCAGCCCGGCGAAGGCCCATCCTCCTCCTCACCCCGCACCTGACCCGGCCGCGCCGACGAACGAGAACAGCTCCGGGTACTTCTTCAGGCTCGCGCCGCCGTCGATGTACAGCGTCTGACCCGTCATCAGCGACGACGCATCAGAAGCCAGGTAGAGCGCCAGCCCGGCAACGTCCTCCGGCTCGCCTGCGCGCCCCAGCGCCGTCTCCGCGATGAACGCCGCCTCCAGCCCCGGCACCGCGGTCATCGGCGCCGTCGCCGGCGTGTGGATTAGCCCTGGCCCAATCGCATTCACCCGGATTCCGTGCCGGCCCAGCTCCAGCGCGGCCACCTTCGTCAGCATGGCCACCCCCGCCTTCGCCGCGCAGTAGGCCGCAAACCCCTCCGCCGGCTGGATGGCGTTCAGGCTCGCGATGTTGATGATGCTCCCGCCCTTCCCCTGCGCCATCATCCGCGCCGCTTCGTGCTTGATGCACAGGAACGTCCCCGTCAGCGAAATCCCCACCACCCGGTCCCACTCCTCCAGCGGGTACGCCTGGATCGGCGCAAACCCGCCGACCCCCGCGTTGTTCACGGCAATATCCAGCCGCCCGAACCGCCGGACCGCCTGCCCCACCATCCGCTCGACTGCAGCCTCGTCTCGCACGTCCACCTCCGCCCCGTCCACCTGGTTGTGCCCCAGCTCCCCGATCAGCCGGCCGATCCCCGCTGCGTCCACGTCGCCCACTATCACCCGCGCCCCTTCCCGCACGAACGCCTCGACGATCGCCTTCCCGATGCCCGAGGCGCCGCCCGTCACGATCGCCACCTTGCCATCCAGCGCGCCCATCGCTCGAACCTCCGTCGCCAAACAAAAAGCCCCGGCTGCGCCGCCGGGGCTTCCAGCGTCCGCCGGGATTTACAGGTACTTCCGGAACCAGGCCAGCGTCTTCTCCCACGCATCCTTCGCAGCAGCCGGGTTGTACTGCGGCTCCGGTTGCTCGTCGTTGAAGAACGCGTGCTGCGTCCCCGGGTACGTAATGAACTCGTGCGGGATGTTCCGCTTCTCCAGCTCCGCCTTGTAGGTCGGGATGTTCGGGTTCACGAAGTCGTCGTGCTCCGCCCAGATCCCCAGCACCGGTGCCGTCAGGTTGTCCCAGTTGTACTTCACAGCCGGGTGCCCGCCGTAAAAGTCGACGCACGCCCCCACATCCCCATCGCTGTTGCACGCCGCGAACAGGCTCAGCGCCCCGCCCATGCAGAAGCCCACCGTCCCCACCGGGCCGCCCGTCATCTCCTTCAGGTACGCCACCGCCCCCTTCAGGTCCGCCTCCGCCCGCTGGATGTTCAGCGCCATCAGCAGCTTCCCCGCCTCGTCCGGCTCCTTGGTCACCACCCCGTGGTACAGGTCCGGCGCCAGCGCAACGAAACCCTCCGCCGCGAACCGGTCCGCGATCCCCTTGATGTTGTCGTTCAGCCCCCACCACTCCTGGATCACGACCACGCCCTTGCCCGAACCGGATGCCGGCTTCGCAAGGTACCCACTGCAGGTCCCGCCGTTCGCCGGGAACGTCACCATCTCACCCATGGTCCTCACTCCTTTCCCCCGTGAGTCCGGGGTCAAACTTCGCGCCGATAGCCTACCCTGTCCGTGTTCGCGCGTCAGCCTCCTCCAGCGCCAGCGCAATCTCCTCGCGCACCCACGGGTCATCCTCCGCCGTGAGCCGCCACGTCAGCAGTTCCTGCACGTCCGCACCGGTCCGCGCCGCCAGCCGCCCGAGCGCCCACGCGGCATGGCCCCGCACCACCGCCGACCCGTCCTCCAGCGCCCTCGCCAGTACCGGCGCCTCCTCCGCCGACCCCACATTGCCCAGCGCGATGCACGCGTTCCGCGCCATCCCCTCCCGCTTCGCCCGCATCAGCGCCGTCCCCCGGTAGGCCGCCTCGAATTCCGCCTGGTCCATCTCCACGAACGCCCGCAGCTCCGGCCACGCCCGCTCGGCCGACGCCGCCTGCAGCTCCGGGTCCGCCTCCCAGCGGCTCGCCCCAACCGGGCACGCATCAAGGCAGTCGTCGCAGCCGAACACCCGCGCTCCGATCGCCGCCCGCAAGTCCCGCGGGACCACCCCTCGGTGCTCAATCGTCAGGTAGCTGATGCACCGCCGCGCATCCACCACCCCGCCGTCCGGCGCAATCGCCTGCGTCGGACACGCAACAATGCACCGCCGGCAGCTCCCGCAGCTCTTCCGCAGCGGCGGGTCCGGCTCCAGCTCCAGCGTCGTCGCGATGACCCCCAGCAGCACCCACGGCCCGAACCCCGGCGCCAGCAGCATCGTCGACTTCCCCAGCCAGCCAAGCCCTGCCGCCGCCGCATACGGCCGCTCGAGCAGCGGGCCGTAGTCCACGGTCGCCCGCGCCTCCGCCCCGAACTCCTCCCGGAGCCGGCGCACCGCCTTCCGCAGCCGCCCCTCGAACACGCGGTGGTAGTCCCGCCCCCGCGCGTACCGCGCCACGAGCCCCCGCGCCCGGCCGTCCGCCGGCCGCGGCGGGTCCGGCGCGTGCGCCGGCAGCGCAACCACCACCAGGCTCCTCGCGCCCGCCAGGAACCGCCCCGGGTCGGTCGCCCGTTCAACCCAGTCGGCGTCCATCCACCGCATCTCCCCGAACAGGCCCTCCGCCAGGGCCCGCTCCGCCGCGGCCCGCGCCCCGCCCGCCGGCGCAGCCCGCGCCACCCCCGCCAGCGGGAACCCAGCCTCCCGGCAGACCGCCAGCACCCGGCGCTTCAGCTCCCCATTCATCGCTGCACCATTCTGGCAGTCCGCCGAACCCTGCGCCGGTGCCGAATTCTTTCGCATACAATGAAAATTATTGTGAAAGTCTTCGCTATCGCCTCGCGATGATCGCGGAAGCGTCGAGGCGCGTATCTTTGCCGCCAGCCTGCGACGAGCGGCGCGCCGTCGCTGCGCGGGCGACCAGCCCCGGTCCGGCGCGGACGTCCCGCCTCACCGCCTGGACGCCGTCGCCGGTTTGACAATACGAGCACCATGTCTGAGCACTCCTGCCTCGACCTCCTCGACCCAACCCGCCGGGCCATCCTCGTCGCCCTCAAGCGCCTCCACGCCGCTACCGTGGAGGAGATCGCCGTCCACTGCTTCCTCTCCGTCGGCGCCGCTCGCCAGCACCTCCAGACCCTCGCAGCCCAGGGCCTCGTCAGCCACGAGCCCGAGCGCCGCGGCCCCGGCCGGCCGCGCCACCGCTACCTTCTCACCCCCCGCGCTGAGGCCCTCTTCCCGAAGCTCCACCAGCAGGCCCTCATCAACCTGCTCGAGGCCCTCGCCGCGGAACCCGCGGAGGTCCGCGAACGTGTCCTCGAGCGCCTGGAAGCCAGCACTATCGAAACCTACCGCGCCGCGTTCGAGCGCGAATCCCGCGGGTCCCCCCTCCGCGGCGTCGTCGCCGTGTTTGAGCAGGCCGGCTATATGCCCGAGGTCGACGAGCGCGCCGGCGAAACCCGGCTGGTCCTCCACCACTGCCCGGTCGCCGCGGCTGCCGCCGTCGACCCGCTCCTCTGCGAAGCCGAGCAAAACTGCCTCGCCGCCGCCCTCAAAGAGACGCCCCTCCGCCGCGTCGCCTGGCGCCCCGCGGGCGACCCCGTCTGCATCTACCTCCTCGAACCTGGCGACGGCTGACCCCGGGCCGGCCCCTGCCCCCGGCACGGGACCGGCCCGCACTCTGCGCGCGCAGCGCCTCAGGCCACGCCGAAGTCCCAGCTCGCTCCGTCGTGGTACACCTTCAGCACGTTCTTCGCGATCAATATCCGGTGCACCTCATCCGGCCCGTCCGCGATCCGCAGCGTCCGCGCCCCCGTGTACATCCCGGCCAGCGGCGTGTCGCCGCTCACGCCCATCGCCCCGTGCACCTGGATCGCCCGGTCCACCACCCGTTCATGCGCCGCCGGCACGTACACCTTCAGCGCCGAGATCAGCGTCCGCGCGTCCTGCCCCGTGTCGATGACCTCCGCCGTGTGGATGGTCATCAGCCGCGCCGTCACGATGTCGATGTACGAGTCCGCAATGAACCCCTGGATGAACTGCTTCGTCTCCAGCTTTCCCCCGCGGACCTCGCGCTCTATCGACCGCCGCACCATCAGGTCGAACGCCCGCCACATCTGCCCCACGCTGTTCATGCAGTGGAACACCCGCCCGGCGCCCAGCCGATCCTGCGCCGCCTGGTGGCCGCTGCCCGTCCGCCCAAGCTGGTTCGTCACCGGCACCCGCACGTTCCGGTACTCCACCTCGCAGTGGTTCGACTCAATCCCCCAGACCTTAATCTTCCGCACAATCCGGAAGCCCGGCGTGTCCGTCGGCACGATGATCTGGGTCATCTTCTCCTTCTGGCCGCCCTGCCCGTCCGGCTCCTCCGTCCGGCACATCACGATCGCAAAGGCCGCCCCGTCCGCACCGGTCGTGAACCACTTCCGGCCGTTGATGACCCACTCGTCGCCGTCGCGCACCGCCCGCGTCTGGATGGCGTACGGGTCCGAACCCGGCGCGTCCGGCTCCGTCATCGAGA from Tepidiforma thermophila encodes the following:
- a CDS encoding SDR family NAD(P)-dependent oxidoreductase — translated: MGALDGKVAIVTGGASGIGKAIVEAFVREGARVIVGDVDAAGIGRLIGELGHNQVDGAEVDVRDEAAVERMVGQAVRRFGRLDIAVNNAGVGGFAPIQAYPLEEWDRVVGISLTGTFLCIKHEAARMMAQGKGGSIINIASLNAIQPAEGFAAYCAAKAGVAMLTKVAALELGRHGIRVNAIGPGLIHTPATAPMTAVPGLEAAFIAETALGRAGEPEDVAGLALYLASDASSLMTGQTLYIDGGASLKKYPELFSFVGAAGSGAG
- a CDS encoding dienelactone hydrolase family protein is translated as MGEMVTFPANGGTCSGYLAKPASGSGKGVVVIQEWWGLNDNIKGIADRFAAEGFVALAPDLYHGVVTKEPDEAGKLLMALNIQRAEADLKGAVAYLKEMTGGPVGTVGFCMGGALSLFAACNSDGDVGACVDFYGGHPAVKYNWDNLTAPVLGIWAEHDDFVNPNIPTYKAELEKRNIPHEFITYPGTQHAFFNDEQPEPQYNPAAAKDAWEKTLAWFRKYL
- the queG gene encoding tRNA epoxyqueuosine(34) reductase QueG, producing the protein MNGELKRRVLAVCREAGFPLAGVARAAPAGGARAAAERALAEGLFGEMRWMDADWVERATDPGRFLAGARSLVVVALPAHAPDPPRPADGRARGLVARYARGRDYHRVFEGRLRKAVRRLREEFGAEARATVDYGPLLERPYAAAAGLGWLGKSTMLLAPGFGPWVLLGVIATTLELEPDPPLRKSCGSCRRCIVACPTQAIAPDGGVVDARRCISYLTIEHRGVVPRDLRAAIGARVFGCDDCLDACPVGASRWEADPELQAASAERAWPELRAFVEMDQAEFEAAYRGTALMRAKREGMARNACIALGNVGSAEEAPVLARALEDGSAVVRGHAAWALGRLAARTGADVQELLTWRLTAEDDPWVREEIALALEEADARTRTG
- a CDS encoding helix-turn-helix transcriptional regulator; its protein translation is MSEHSCLDLLDPTRRAILVALKRLHAATVEEIAVHCFLSVGAARQHLQTLAAQGLVSHEPERRGPGRPRHRYLLTPRAEALFPKLHQQALINLLEALAAEPAEVRERVLERLEASTIETYRAAFERESRGSPLRGVVAVFEQAGYMPEVDERAGETRLVLHHCPVAAAAAVDPLLCEAEQNCLAAALKETPLRRVAWRPAGDPVCIYLLEPGDG
- a CDS encoding acyl-CoA dehydrogenase family protein, whose translation is MQVSPVPTLDPETNRIREATANIVNRYIIPNEDRLGDYRNPETQRLRHEIQEHVKAAGLWAPHLPKEYGGMGIGFMKHAYMNEILAWSPYSNPLFGVVAPDSGNQTILLKYGTEEQKKKWLEPLIRGEIRSCFSMTEPDAPGSDPYAIQTRAVRDGDEWVINGRKWFTTGADGAAFAIVMCRTEEPDGQGGQKEKMTQIIVPTDTPGFRIVRKIKVWGIESNHCEVEYRNVRVPVTNQLGRTGSGHQAAQDRLGAGRVFHCMNSVGQMWRAFDLMVRRSIEREVRGGKLETKQFIQGFIADSYIDIVTARLMTIHTAEVIDTGQDARTLISALKVYVPAAHERVVDRAIQVHGAMGVSGDTPLAGMYTGARTLRIADGPDEVHRILIAKNVLKVYHDGASWDFGVA